Genomic window (Juglans microcarpa x Juglans regia isolate MS1-56 chromosome 2S, Jm3101_v1.0, whole genome shotgun sequence):
ttatctttcttttcttcgtcATGAAGTTGGCTTCCATCATGTTATAATAAAGATAACAAAATAGACACTCCCGCTCGGTTGGATAAGAATGCAATTCATTTTCGACAGCTTTTTACCTTAATTCTATGATTTAGGTTctcaacagaaaaaaaaaaaaaatctataacttagaattgaataaaagtatgcatgaaatgaaatgaggtctgtaattttttatgaatttttttaatgtacgtttataatatatttaacaaatattaaaatttttagtttGTGTCTcccaataaaatttacaaaccataattaaattaaattaaattataattaagacttaaaaaaattaaattatttattatattctatacaaaaatttaaaaaaattataatgataaaataaaatgagataaaattctttttaaattcaaaattcactttattcaacttaccttaaTTCATCGTTAAAAGTTTCGAATGCTATTTTTACTGCTCTAATTTTGATtatcaataataaatttttttttacaagtttatcttttttttaagtagGTCGTTGTCAGTTATGATTAATTATGTAGATAATTAATCCAACCTTCCGCTCCAAGGAGTTGTCCAGATGTCTCTTTTGTTCAAATTCTGATTCTTAACACTCATAATTAGTTGGTCCATGTCTTCCATCCCCAATTAGGGGTCTCCAGTTGTCCCATTgtctcatttttcattttccttgtgATTATCCTCTGAATGCTCAATTATCTTCCCCACTTGCTTATTACCACTTTCACCCCCCAAAATAAAATCCTGCAAACACAAAACAACACAATTATATACGaactcacaaattaaaaaaaacataattaccaaaaaatatatgaaatctaTCTCCCAGAAACCAACACTTGGAACAGATAAATAAACAGACAGACacgattaaaaaaatcaaaatatgaaatgacaaggaaaaaaaaaaataaaaaatctctaaaCTCCAGATCCGACGAGAACGCAATGCAATGAATCCGTATCCGTCGGTTCATAGTTCTCCAGGTTTGAGagtaaattttaatttcgattttaagcattttttattttgtcgaaacgattatatatatctatacagATGAGATAGGTGTACGTGCCATAGTCCCTACATCGAATTTTGGCCACTggatttcacaaaaaaaattataaatccatGTCCCTTCTGAATCTCCAGCTTCTCCGAGCAGATCAGATCGCGAGCCGTTTTGCCGTTAATTGATATCTCCAAGAATTTGAAATCCAAGGACTCCGACGCCTCCGTCGCCGTTGGGAATACTCAAACAAAGAGTTCACCGGACAACGTACACTAATCACTCCACGGCTTTTGACATGACGGAGAGCCGGCTTGGCCTTGGCCGGTAGTCGGCGCGCCTACGCTGCTGGTGCGAAGAGGGACGAATCAATGCCGACAAGGCTCGCTTCATCAGATCACCTTCAACTCCGCCGATCCTCACTAGTGAATTCGTCATCGCCGATCGCCGCGCGTTCAGCCTGTTCGGCGAGTACGTCGCCACCGACTGCGAGCCGTATCCCTTGTGTAAGCTGCACCTGAACGAACCCGGGTGCGTTGTCGGCGAGCACATACAGGTTCGCTTCTGACCCTGCCGCTTCACGATCTGGTTGCTGCCGCCACCGTTACCGCGCTGCGAGACGGATATGGACCGGTTAGGGGAGATAGAGCGGTCCAAGGAGAACCGTACGGACGGGACAGGTGGGGAGGTACCGCACAAGTTGACGCGTGTCGGGGAAGTGGAGCGGGTGAAGAAGGTGGTGGATCTGGAGGAGAAACTCGAGCTGGAGGAAGAGGCGAAGTACGAGGAAGAAGAATAGTGTGACCGAGAGTGAGAACCAGAGAGTCCTCCGGAAGGCGAGAGGTATCGAGCACCTGGTCCTGTTGATGATCTTCTAGAAGATGCCGCCATTTTTGTTGCGGTGCGTGTTTAGCTGTGTAATTTGGCAAACCTGGCTTCAATCGAGCCATGTATTTATAGGGTTTTGAAGTTAGGAAGTGTTGGAAAACAATCGAATTTTTCCGATTTTGTCATTCAGGATATTTAATTCGTGTTTTTTGCGATGATATCCCTCTAGTATTCTCGTATCTGTATCATGCCTCCGTAGTTCCTTATTCCGCATAGtactttcttttgtttcctcaATATTTGTCAGAATTAAAAATTATGCCTCTCTTTGTATGACTATAAAATGTAGGGAATGtttaacttttgaaaaatattttaattataaaagaattacataaaaataaatttataaattgatataacttgatgtgatacgtcaaattgtaaaattaattttattatatagtagatctaacggattttataaaattactttaatttgtaagtttattttatgtaatctctttatatctgtAACAGTTCTCGAAAAAAGTATACTTCAAATAAAAACAtccaaaatcttaaataattttaaaattaaataaattatgaaattcaCTTATTACTAGTATCTTAAAAAAAGGGTTCCCTAATTTATGATAgattatttaaacaatttttgtttgaaatgtaAATCAAtgtgccaaaaaataaaataaatcaatttaatttttattacatcGTATCTAGACCAATGGGATTTCGAGCACCCCAAAATACAAAGTATCTACACAATGCAAGAAAGTGAACTAACAAATaaggaaggaaaaacaaaaaacagtcACGTCAGCATAAAATGGCAAAGAATGGGGACATGATtgcaaaaatatcaaaattattcaGTGTTGTTGGAGGGTCACAACCGCTTAGGAAGTTTTAACTAAACCGGAGGAGCGGTTGGGTTAGTTAATGAGTAAGAGGGGTTAAGGTTTTGGGTTCGATTCTGATCCAACGTTATCGCGAGGATGGGGACGCTGACAGCGACaaattttcaacctttttttcatctaatctattgTTTCACAGTTTCTTGGAACACCAATTTCATCTGATCTTAAAGTAGCCTCTGCAGATCCGCCACGTATGCTGTACTCTGTTGTGACAGAGGCTGTTTAGACTCCACGTATCAGTGTGCCAGTCACCGCAAATTCAGTGTTTGCGTGACCATAACGAATGGTTAGTCAAATAGATCATTCtgcatttatttaatttttttagatgaaatggattaaaattaaattaaatattattaaaatattatttttattaaatattattaaaattaaattaaatattattaaaattaaattaaatattattaaaataaaataaataattcaactttttcaaatcacaaaataataataatattaaaaaatatattctaacaatattttatttaacttttaactttcatctaaaaatatctcatctcttctcaatatccaaaccgtacttttatctaaaactatctcatctcatctcattattcaaaccgcatctgaataaaatattgttagaatatatttttttaatatcattattattttgatatttaaaaaaattgaattgtttaattattatattttgtatgagaatgtgagaaagttgtaatgatgagatgaaataaaaaaaaatattttcactatccaaacaaagttaattttaaacttttattttaagtcAACTCATCCCATCAAATTTACGAAAATAAATTAGGCTAAATATgcattaaaatttcttttgccTTGCCGTACTCTTACTGGACCAAAGTCACCTCCCATCGactttcatcattataaatattctgTGATCCCAAATCATGAGGAATAGCATCGATCtcttattctttatcattatatCTTGGCTTTTACAAGACAAGATCACACCTCTTCGAACCTTTAGAGATTGTGCCTTGGATTTTGTATGGGTTTTACACCAATTATTTATCAATTAAGAGAATTAATGTTATAAGGAGGTTTGATAAATTATTTGAGGATCAGAGGTGGCAGTCACCACCTAAACTCATCATGCATCCAatattctacaatattttttacccACTAATCTGCTTTTGATTATGTAAAAGgctacaaaacaaaaatgacaaagtACGTGGCATTTTGTTGGTCTGCCTATACGTACGTGAGCCATGTGGGTCGCTCGCTCACAAGGTGGCGTGTCAATgcatcaacaaaacaaaacccaatgtctgaaaacatttcacgttcatGTTGTTTTCAGGTAATGTGTTACCACAATagtcaataaaaatacacaaaaggAAACGTGTTAGGCACACTTTTAATAttggttgcaaaaaaaaaaaaaaaatatatatatatatatatatatatatatattagtaattgagcaactcataaaaaaataattagagaaaTTGATTATGGCCTCATTTGATTTTACAGATGATATGAGCTGagatcaaaattaaaagttaaataaaatattgttagaatatatatttttaatataatttttattttaaaatttaaaaaacttaaattgtttattatattttatacatgtaaaattttaaaaatattataatgattagatgagatgagatgagatgaaataaaaaattttgtaaaaatgaacGAGGCTATATCTTAGATGTCATTTGTttctaaaaatcattttgatcCTCATCATGTATcctttgtaattaattaatacgaGTTAGGAGTAATGATATCtctataattatgtaaaatttaaatcatcaaaaaaatatgtgaaatttaaattaagaagattttacaatttttaatgaaataacaCTATCGTACTAGTgggttaattataaaatgagtcctaaaataataataataataacaatatttattttctaaattgctcatgtttatttccatttttataGCCGATTTAATGATTGATATATATGGTGTTGGCTGTAGGCCGGGTGTGGAGGAATTTATAGGTGCGCGCATTAGCGCCTACCAATCATCGTCCTGATCTCTCATGATCATTGGGTTAAATTAAAACAATTGTTCAGTTTGCTGGAGTGAGCGCCTAATACGAAAGTTGCAACAACGACGGGTCGTATATTCCTACCGGCCGGACCCCATGCATGAAAATCTATACCCACAACTTGAGAGACAATCGTCAGTCTGAATTTTCCAATGATCATATGCAAGTGAAACGTCATTTTCTTAGATTGAAATggattgataatttttgtttcacgTCGGATTCATCATGTAGTCATGTTAAAGTTGAGTTTGACTTTTATAATCTATTTAGTTAAATAAGTAAGATCCCTCAATCTTAATCCACTAATCTCATGTTATGTTTGTGTCGGGTTTGCGAACTGTAACAAAAACTGCTAGTTTTGAATATTGCGTGTTGggtttaagagtaatgttacatataccATGGGTGTAACCAGTCcagtttgaatatattttagaatcgaatcggtatataccagttttgatatttaaatagtatataataatatactataatatattattcttatagtatataataatatagtgtactataataatatagtgataatatattatagtatattataattgtattatagactatagagatatattatagtatattataatatattgtgatatatgattttgaaatttaatattatattaattagtaatttaccatataattcaaaattattttatatataattatatattatatataatataaaaaatattttatataatataaaaaattaaaatatatatatgaaccagtcCGGTCTAGTTCGAtccggtgttagaaaaagaaaaaccagaaccggaccgattttgaccgattttgagaaaaataaaactggtaCCGACCAAATCAAACTCACCagttcggtccggttcggttcggtttaCCGGTTCAACGACTTTTTTTCACCCTTCTCTATATACAATTATGGAGTGCGTAAGTACCAcgcaatcgttttaaaaaagagtgggattcacaattaaaaaattattatttttttcatatagatttcatatttactcactttttttaaaaagattgtacgACGTTTGTCCACTCaacattacaaatatcattttctggGTTTAATTGTGTCAAATTGTGTtcatattgtatataatttaacCATAGCCCAATTTATTTAACTAAACGGGTCAGACTCTTCAATCACAATCAGTTAATTTCGTATCAAATTATAggttgtattaaaaaaaatagtaatgctaTACAGTATTATTACGCGTCAAGATTACTCTTCAGTCGAATACTGATTTGATATTTTACTTATCGGTTCCCCCACAAATATCCATTTTTAAGATATTTGGATAACTTTTAAAACGACAGCTTACTTGTATACATAGTGACACATCCGAAGGAGACTTTGAGGATATTAATATCCTTAAATTAAGATAGTTGAAGTAgtcattttttacaatattttatataataatattttaaaagaaatgttatttttgtaaactaatttatagaattaaaattattttactaaaatattcttattttacaacatatattataaaatatattatgtgatatcattactcatattaGATTGGTTAGAAATACAAGTTGTCTTGCCAATATCATCGCTACATCACAAAGTAATTAATCTGTAGCCTCTGCGCGCTAGGAACAGTTCCATGATTTGGTACATATTTGTACTGTGTTTTGATTGGAGAACTCATATTCATACTATAGTGCATCTGTGCATACGTATAGGTTGGGTTTAGCTTTGAggtcaattaattaattaaacaccCGTACGTATTCCACCACATTCTTAGAACATTATTATCAGCTTGTCTATCTCATTAGCCAAACTTCGATTGATATCtcactttttccttttgttcgTGCTCAAAACTTAATCTtaggttaaattatttatttaaactctctataataataaaatgctattttttttttaatttctttattacttttttattaaatattttttcatcatattttacaaATCTACGGgtcatgttttattttctaatcaacagtcaaattttttaatttaattatcataattttataaatcgcACTTTTTTGATAGTGTTATATTAAATAACATAACGGTTATATCCTTCAttctaaggtctcgtttgttttcagaaaacatctcatctcatctcacttcattattataactttcttaaatctccacataaaataaaataaataattcaactttttcaaatcccaaaacaaaaataatattaaaaaatatattctaacaatattttattcaactttttaactttaatctcatctcatctcatctcatctctgaaaacaaacgagccctaagtaAATGACTTTTGTAGAATCTAATGGTAATAGCTAAAATTCTGTCAGTCTATCTTTTGTACAAACTCAGTACTCTAGCCACTAAAATTAGTCCATGTTCATGACTTAGATGAGTTAATGGACTAGTTTCATTTTAGTTCTGGCCTATGCGATACCAAAATCTCCTACAGTGCCCCCCTATTAAAGAACTTTTCCCATAAGGTGAGGGTAGATGCTGTGCAACTTCCAAAGAGACGCCCCCGAATTGTCTCCCATTGGTGCTTCAAGCCATTTAGGCTCTGTTTggatacataaattattttatcttatctcatatcattattacattttttttaaattcttacacaacatataataaacaattcaactttttcaaatctcaaaaccataataatattaaaaaataatattttaacaatattttatacaactttcatctaaaatcatatcatatcatctcactatccaaatgggacCTATCAAAATTTCAGTAGATGCATGGTTCCCCActcttctcattcttctctcAAGGATAGCCTTATGTTCATGTTGAATACTACCCTTATGACCTAATGGTGGTAATGTAGCCAGAGGAGAGACACTACAACACATGAATTTGGTAGGAATCAATAATTATTTGCAACCAACTTTTTCTGACCACATGAATTTGATAGCAACCAGTAATTATTTGCAACCAAATTGGATTtgcgggaaaaaaaaattatgtcccAAAAACCACACTATTTGTTATAATGAGATTTGTTCAcacaaatttttctttaaacagGACACTTAAAAAACTGAGTGGATTTTAGAACTAAAAGATAAATTCAATCTATATGCCATTGTTCCAATTCTTGCAGCAATTTGGAAAGGACCATAGTACCTTGGGTCTAATTTCAAGCTATGCCTCATTATCACTATCTTTTGTCTGTAAGGTTACAAGCTCAAGAATACTCAATCACCCACTGCAAAAGATCTTTCCTTCATCTTTCTGTTAGCAAATAGTTTTATCCTATGTTGGGCCTTctacaaattttcttttaaaagagatAAGTGATGCTTTCAAGACTTCAAGTGCTGATTCACTACTACATTACTTGTAGTTCCAAGAATGTATGCAACAATTTGGGAGGGGAATAACCATAGAGAGCTTCAAATGGAGAGACCACAATAGAAGAATGAGCAATGGCGTTGTAACACCATTTTGCTATAGGAATCTAGTTGCTCCACTCGTTTAGTTTTTTTGCCATTATAACATCTTAAGTACCCTTCTAGGAACTTGTTTAAAGCCTTAATATGGCCATCTATCAGGAGATGATAGGTTGAACTAAATGCTAGTGAAGTTCCATGTAATTGGAATAGTTCCTTCCAAAAGGAACTAATGAGATATCTATCTGAGACAATTGCTTTGGGCATACTATGGAGcttaaaaactccaaaaaagGAATCTGAGCCACCTTGCTTgctgtatatatatgtatgagagATGGGGAAAAATGagcaaattttattaatttttccacAAGTAAGAAGATCACACTCATTCCATTTGATAGTGGTAGACCCTCCATAAAATCCATTGAAATGTCCAACCTAGGTGAATTGGGGATAGACAATGGTTGCAATAACCCAGTTGGGTGGAGAGTCTTGTGCTTATTGGCCTGAAATATGTACACTCTCTTACCATCTTCTTAATATCCCTATGCATTCCCTCCTAATAAAAATCAATTCTTGCTCTTTGCAGTATTTTCTAGTAGACCACTTGTCCTGTCTATAGATTATGGTGAATGTACTACAATACCTTAGTTTTAAAAGGCGACAAGGGCACTACTACCAACTTCTATTTCCTTAATAACAATCCTTTGTAGAGCAAAATCCTTAGGCCCCTCCCTTCCCTATTGCAGTTGAGAAACAATGTCATATATTTGTTGGACAATAGATAACTTTGTTTTAACTCCTCTATCAATACTGGTGTAGGGAAAGAAATCAGGGCTAAAGTGgcttcctcttcctccaccTTCGTGGACAAGCATCTTCTACCTTGTTATCCCTCCCTTTTTTATACTCTATTATGAAATCACAACCCATCAATTTTGAAATCCACTTTTGTTGTACTTTAGTGTCTGCTTTATGCTCTAATAGATATTTAAGTGCTTGCTGGTCAATTTTGACTTTGAACGTTTGACCAAGCAAGTAAGGTTTCCACTTCCTCACTGCAAAGACCAATGCCAACAACTCATTCTCATATGTTGATAGCATTAATGTCTTTCCCTTCAAAGCCTTCTTGAAAAAATCTATAGGTTGGCCTTCCTGCATAAGTAGAGCTCCAAGTCCTCCCCCAAATGCTTCACACTCGATTATAAAACCCTTAGAAAAGTCAGGCAACCTCAAGACATGAGGTTGAGTAACAACACTCTTCAACTCTAGAAAGGCTTTTGTAGCTTCTTCAGACCATACAAATGCATTCTTTTTCAATAACATAGTTAATGGGGTTGTTATTGTTCCATAGTGTCTTACAAACTTTCTGTAGTATTTTGTAAGGCCCAATAAACCTCTTAAAGACTTTAAAGTATTATGAGTAGGCCATTCTAACATTGAGGAAATCTTTGCTGGACCTCCCCTTCACCAGAAATGATTTGGCCCAAATATCAACTTCCTTCACTTCAAACCTAAATTTTGACATCTTAGCACATAAACTATGATGTTTTAAGATTGTCAGTAGTGATCTCATATGGATTACATTACATGATCATAAAAGTTTTGGCTATAAACCAAAATGTcatcgaaaaaaataaaaacaaacttcCTGAGAAAGGGTTTAAATACCTCATAAATCAAGAATTGGAATGTAGAAggtgcatttgtaagtccaaatggcatcaccaagaactcatagtggccctcatgagttctaaatgttATTTTGGAGATGTCCTCCTCTCTCATTTTGATTAGATGATAGCCtgatattaaataaaacttagaaaaaaCCTTAGTACCATAGAGTTCATCAAGTAACTCATCAATGACAAGTATGGAAAATGTCTTTGATGATTTCTTGATTCAAAGCTCTATAATCCACATACATTCTCCAACTTCTATCAGACTTCTTGACTAATAAAATTGGTGAAGAGAATAGACTTTAGCTTTACCTTATCACCCCATTCTTCAACAAGTCTTGTACAATCTTCTTAACCTCGGTTTATGATAGTGGGGATATCTATAAGGTCTCACTGATATAGGAACAATCCCTTCTTTCAATACAATTTGGTGGTCAAATGATCTTGGTGATGGTGGTCCCACTGGTTCTTCAAAAACCCTTAGGCACCCCTGTCACTTTTGTTTGCACTTCATCCCATTCCTTACTATTTTCTACTTTTACTAACTGTAATAAACATGCATGTTTCCTCACAAATGAAGATTTTAAATGTTTTCTAGTGACTtccattgatatatttttaggGTTAAGGCCCTTTAGAGTCATATTACTTCCCTCCACCGCAAACTGCATGGTCATGTTTGTAAAGTCCCAATTGATGGGACCTAAAGTCTTCAGCCACTTCAAACCAAGGACAATGTCACACCCCCCAGAGTAAGCACATGGAAAGGAATTAAGAATTTGGTTCCTTGAGTTTTAACCACTTCTTCACACTTCCCTTGACTCATAATCTTATCACTATTGGCCACTTTGACTTGCAAACTGGAATCTTTATGAATTCTTAGTTTAGCTGCTTCAACCACTAATGGATCTAGGAAGTTATGAGTACTTCTTGAATCCACTAGGATCTCTACTGGAAAAGATCCAATCTTCCCAAGCAGTCTCATAGCATTATTGCTAGGAAAACCGGAGATGTCATGAATTGAAAGTTCCAAATATTCTCCACTATACTTCTGCCCTTCATCACAGAACTACACTAGGTCAACACACTCTTCTTGTTCTACTTTTCCTTCCACAGAATTCTCAAGTTGCAAAAATATACTTCTGGTCTCTTACATACATGGGAtaggtttcatttttcttcacaaTGATAACAAAGGcttttttttcatccatttgtgAAGGAAATATTCTTTTGGTTGAAACATTACCCCGTTGCACTTTACCACTATCTTCACCAACTGTC
Coding sequences:
- the LOC121253231 gene encoding uncharacterized protein LOC121253231, with product MAASSRRSSTGPGARYLSPSGGLSGSHSRSHYSSSSYFASSSSSSFSSRSTTFFTRSTSPTRVNLCGTSPPVPSVRFSLDRSISPNRSISVSQRGNGGGSNQIVKRQGQKRTCMCSPTTHPGSFRCSLHKGYGSQSVATYSPNRLNARRSAMTNSLVRIGGVEGDLMKRALSALIRPSSHQQRRRADYRPRPSRLSVMSKAVE